DNA from Cryomorphaceae bacterium:
TTTTTGCCATTATCTCGGTGTTTACGCTGGTTGATACCCTCGAAAATGACATTCGGGCGAGTATTGAAGACCTTGGCGATAACGTAGTGATGGTGCAAAAATGGCCCTTTGCCCCGGAGGAAGGTGATGAAGAATACGCCTGGTGGAAGTACTGGCGCCGCCCTGAGCCTAAAATGTCGGAAGCAGCCATGCTCGCAGACCGCATGGTACTGGCCAGCAACGTTGCATGGCAGTCCAAAATCAATCGCACCTTTGAGCGGGGCAGCAGTTTCGTGGAGAACGTGGAGGTGGCCATGGTTACCCATCCTTATGAGCAGGTTATCAATCTGAAAATTGAGCAGGGACGTTACTTCACGGAAATGGAATCGGCTTCCGGAAGAAACATCGTAATTCTCGGTGCCGAAGTAGCCGACAAGCTTTTTCCGGATGGGAATGCAATGGATCGCGACGTGAAAATTGGTGGTGCCAAGGCGCGGGTAATCGGTGTGTTTGAGCGCGAAGGGGAGAATATTCTGGGCTCGGGCTTTGACAATTCGGCATTGATACCGGCGCGATTCGGCAAAACCATGGTGGATAGCGATGCTCTCAGCGGTTCGCAATTGCTGGTAAAAGCCCGCGAAGGTGTAAGTAATACCCAATTGCGCGACGAGCTCACGGGGGTACTCAGGAGTATCCGACGTCAGCGCCCCACCGAAGAAAAGAGCTTTGCTGTGATTGAGCCTGATTTGCTCAGCGGATTGATTGATGATTTGATCGGGTTTATCAATGGCATCGGTTGGGTAATCGGTGGCTTCTCCATCCTGGTGGGCGGATTCAGTATCGCCAATATTATGTTCGTTTCGGTAAAAGAGCGCACCGGGCAAATTGGCATTCAAAAATCGCTGGGCGCGAAGAACAATTTTATCCTTACGCAGTTTTTGTCGGAATCGATTATTCTGAGCCTGATCGGCGGCGGGGTGGGCCTATTGGTGATCTACGCGGGTACCATCGTAGTGGGAGCCATACTCGACATGGACATAATTTTAAGCCTCAGCAATGTGATGATAGGCTTGGGGCTTTCTGTGGTGGTGGGATTGATTTCAGGATTGATTCCCGCCTGGATGGCAAGTCGCCTTGACCCCGTAGAGGCCATGCGCTCCAAGTAAAAAAGTTTGGCCTTTAAATTCCCGGAACTTCGAGGGGTTTGCGAACCGGCGCTGTGGGTGCAACTTCGTCGTAACCCATCTCCACCAGAAAGTTTTCCCAGTCATCCCATTGGCCCCGAATACGCTCCAATTCCACCCGATACACAGGAACATCGCCGCCAAGAGCTTTCAGACGCAATGCTTCAATGGAAAATGACGGAGTGTGGTAGCGCCATTTATACAAGTCGTTCTTCTCACAAAACATCGCTGCCGGAAGAGTGGGCCGCTCGATGGTGATACGCACTCTGTTCACCCATTCACCCTCTTCTCTATTTACTGGAAGGTCCACAACTTTTTGCAAAGCAACCATGCTGCCAGACATGTCTTCCTGTAAGGCCGCAGGATGAATATGAGCATCGCGACACGAATCCACGAGTATCTGATCCAGAGGGGAGTATGCAAAATGGCCGTCGGGTGAGGATTGATTCAGCAGCGCAAACATCCACAGCAAACTGGCAGAAGCGAACACTAAAAGCAAGGCAATTACTTTCCTGTGCATGGTTGTGAGGTTGGAGGTTTGTGAAATTGTTTAGTCATTGGCACACAACTGCTAAACCGACGCAGAGCACATTTGTTTAACATCTCAATTTGAGTGTTTCAAAGATAAAAAAATCCGGTTGGTTAAACAATGTGAAAACAGCCATTCGACCAACCGCGATTTAAAACGCATCAACCATCAATTCAGTGTGATGTTATAGTCAATACCGTTGTATGTTACCACTGCATTGTTGTTGCAGTTGCCGTTACCGTAGTCCAGATACATTGCCGCAGCACCTTCGGGAACGAGCTCCAGCGTACCTGCGGTTACCCACGGACAAACAATTTTCACTTCCAACGCCTGGGTAATGTTAATGGTGTACGGAATACCGTGTCGGGATACGCCCGCCCCGCTCCCGGTAATGTCATACACATCGTCAAAGGGGTTCCACCATGTATTGGCACCGGCCACCCACTCGCGATTGCGGATGCTCTGCCATGTGGAGGTCCAGTTGCCATTCGGGTGGGTGAGTGTAACACCGCTTTCAACAACCGAGTAATGCAGATTTCCGGCGCTGTTGTTTCCGAGGTTGGTCACCACGCGCGTACCTTCCAGTTGGTGGTCCATTACAAAGTAGTTTTCGAGGGTGCTTGTAATCGTGGTTCCTTCATTTTGATAAGGGCCTGAGATGGTGACGTGAATTTTACCCCGACGGGCTACGCCTGCGTCCGAAACACAATTGCTTTCGCCAAAATCAATAGTCACCGTAAAGGGCAAGGCGAGGGTATCAATGCTCACGGTGGCACATTCAGGCAGACCGTAATTGTTGCGCAAACCGGGCTCAGATTTTCCTACGCGGTCAACCACTGAGAAGGCATCTTCATAAAAAGCAAGGGTCATTGCCATATCGCGAACCGCCGAGAAGTCGGGTTCATCATCTTCATCCTTCTGACAGGATACAAGGCCGATAGCAAACAGTGCAAGCATGCCTAAAATCATACAATGACTGGGCAGAAATGGATTTTTCATGATTCACAGGTTCACCCCCGCGCATCAAACATCAAACCAATTTTAACATGCGTTAACAAGTATAACAAAGATTAACGCCAAAGCGTGAAAAAAAACTAAATTACAGATGTATGTCGATGATAATCAATGTAAATTGCTTAAAATCGTAGAAACCCCAAAAATTAAATGTTATGCCAATAGAAATCTTATCGAAAGTAGTAAACGGAATCAAAGGGGGTGTAGAAGCAACCCTTAAAGGAAGTGCCGACGTGGGTAGTTCTGTTGCCAACGCGGTACGCGATGTTACAGTTACCACGCTCAAAGGTGTGGGTGAATTGGCCGTGAAAGGAATTCAGCTTCCGGCATCTATTGTTGCCGGAGCGATACACGGTGTGGCAGCCATCGGCGCTACGGTAGTTCGCTCCGTTAAAGGTATTGTAGAAGGTACCATTCAGGGAGCCATGAAAGCCGGAGTTTCGCAGGAAGATGCGGTAAAAGGATCGGTTAAGCAGGCCATCCTGTCAGCCCGCGATCTTGGTGCGGATGTAGGTGGTGTGGCTGTTGAGGCCGTAAAGGGTGCTGTAAGCGGCGTGAAGCAGGTTGGAGGCGACACTGTCTCGGCTACAGGCCATGCTGTAAGCGCTGCGCTCGATGCCGCCAAAGAAATTGGTAGCGAAGCGCTCAGCTCGGTGCAGAAAGCACTCGACGAAAGCGTTGAAGGTGCCAAAAGCGTGTTGAAGGAAGTGAAAAGCTAGGCTTTTCTCTTTCACGATTTTCGGGGAAACTCTATCGGGTTTCCCCTTTTTTTATGTTCACTGAACCGCACCGCTGCTCTGTGAATGCACGCGGTCATACACCCTAACTACAAAAGCCTGCGCATGGCGCTCGTCCGCTTCGTGCCGTTCTTCGTGTACCATTGTCCACGCGTACTTGTCCCAATCAGGAAAAAAGGTGTCGGCCTCCGGGGCATCCTCTACGTGGGTAATGTACAGTCGGTTTACCCTGCCACTGGCCATGGCTTCCGCGTACACCTTGCCGCCTCCGATGATGAAAATTTCCTCCGAATTGTGCCCGGCTGCCAGTTTAATTGCGTCGTTGAGGTTGCTTACAATCAGTGCTCCGGGGGCCTTGTAGCCGGCGTTTCTGGTGAGTACAATGTTGAGCCTGCCGGGCAGGGGGCGGAATGCCTCCGGAATGGATTCGTAATTGCGTCTGCCGGTAATCACGGGGTGGCCCATGGTGGTGTCGCGAAAAAACTTCATATCGAGCGGCAATCGCCACAGCAACCTGTTGTCTTTACCGATGGCTCTGTTTCGGCCGATGGCTGCGATGACAGAGATTTTCATCAAACGGATACTTCAGCCTTGATGTGCGGATGCGGGTCGTAGTTCACCAGCTCAAAGTCTTCGAAACGGAAACTGAACAGGTCTTTCACCTCAGGATTCATTTTCATTTGCGGCAGCGGACGGCAATCGCGCGAGAGTTGTTCGTGGGCCTGCTCCAGGTGGTTGTTGTAAAGGTGAACATCGCCAAAGGTGTGCACAAACTCGCCGGGTTCCAGGTCGCAAACCTGCGCAACCATCAGCGTTAAGAGCGCATAGGAGGCAATGTTAAAAGGTACACCCAGAAAAGTGTCGGCGCTGCGCTGGTAGAGCTGACAGCTCAGTTTGCCATCCGCTACGTAAAACTGAAAGAGGCAATGACAGGGAGGCAGGGCCATTTCGTCAATCAGGGCAGGGTTCCAGGCAGACACAATGTGACGACGGCTGTCGGGATTGTTTTTGATGCCCTCCACAAGGCGGGCAATCTGGTCAACGTGTCCGCCGTTGGGGGCCGGCCAGGAGCGCCATTGGTAGCCGTAAACCGGACCTAATTCGCCGTTTTCGTCGGCCCATTCATCCCAGATGCGCACGCCGTTTTCCTTGAGATAGGCAATGTTGGTTTCGCCTTTCAAAAACCAGAGCAGCTCGTGAATAATGGAGCGCAGGTGCAGTTTTTTGGTGGTCAGTACCGGAAAACCGTCTTGCAGGTTAAAGCGCATCTGGTATCCGAAACAACTCAGGGTTCCGGTGCCTGTGCGGTCACTTTTTGGGGTTCCGTTTTCGAGGATATGCCGGAGCAGGCCGTGGTATTGTTCCATGTGTGCGCGTGTTTGCACAAAGGTAGAAAGCACAGCGGGTAGGATGGCATTGTGTTGAAAAATATTGAAAAGTAGGGGGTGGGCTCAGCGCTTGTGCCTTTACTATGCTTGATGATTGGAAATCTGTTATTTCGACCGAAACAACGCCGCAGGGATTGCG
Protein-coding regions in this window:
- a CDS encoding FtsX-like permease family protein, which translates into the protein MPLTFVLLILRVKYIAIYIRLFAESVQFALSALVVNRLRTVLSLLGITIGIFAIISVFTLVDTLENDIRASIEDLGDNVVMVQKWPFAPEEGDEEYAWWKYWRRPEPKMSEAAMLADRMVLASNVAWQSKINRTFERGSSFVENVEVAMVTHPYEQVINLKIEQGRYFTEMESASGRNIVILGAEVADKLFPDGNAMDRDVKIGGAKARVIGVFEREGENILGSGFDNSALIPARFGKTMVDSDALSGSQLLVKAREGVSNTQLRDELTGVLRSIRRQRPTEEKSFAVIEPDLLSGLIDDLIGFINGIGWVIGGFSILVGGFSIANIMFVSVKERTGQIGIQKSLGAKNNFILTQFLSESIILSLIGGGVGLLVIYAGTIVVGAILDMDIILSLSNVMIGLGLSVVVGLISGLIPAWMASRLDPVEAMRSK
- a CDS encoding thymidylate synthase produces the protein MEQYHGLLRHILENGTPKSDRTGTGTLSCFGYQMRFNLQDGFPVLTTKKLHLRSIIHELLWFLKGETNIAYLKENGVRIWDEWADENGELGPVYGYQWRSWPAPNGGHVDQIARLVEGIKNNPDSRRHIVSAWNPALIDEMALPPCHCLFQFYVADGKLSCQLYQRSADTFLGVPFNIASYALLTLMVAQVCDLEPGEFVHTFGDVHLYNNHLEQAHEQLSRDCRPLPQMKMNPEVKDLFSFRFEDFELVNYDPHPHIKAEVSV
- a CDS encoding dihydrofolate reductase, producing MKISVIAAIGRNRAIGKDNRLLWRLPLDMKFFRDTTMGHPVITGRRNYESIPEAFRPLPGRLNIVLTRNAGYKAPGALIVSNLNDAIKLAAGHNSEEIFIIGGGKVYAEAMASGRVNRLYITHVEDAPEADTFFPDWDKYAWTMVHEERHEADERHAQAFVVRVYDRVHSQSSGAVQ